A genome region from Magnolia sinica isolate HGM2019 chromosome 8, MsV1, whole genome shotgun sequence includes the following:
- the LOC131252796 gene encoding uncharacterized protein LOC131252796: MAIGSSHRPPPPNKVRWVDVEEEDVLGPRTIPPPIVLGPDGNGIKRLIAFRIDGHGRMIKTTTISRVRKLALQRRSWPKFGDAASQSNGILTMVSTEEILFQKPTAPGSTRKAKDVRVNGDPFIGLGKGGGSVLMVCRTCGRKGDHWTARCLYKDLGLLPEGLLINGPVTAEAPTAFDPDAKMKYMPPGLRGGAERRREETRYRTEKYSVKVSNLSEDTHEPDLFELFSVLGSIDHVHIPTYRNTSVSKGYGFVTFSNKEDAERAINKLDGIGYDNLIIRVEWAPWSLK, from the exons ATGGCCATTGGCAGCTCTCACCGACCTCCACCTCCCAACAAGGTCCGTTGGGTTGACGTCGAGGAAGAGGACGTACTCGGCCCGCGTACCATCCCTCCCCCTATCGTCCTCGGCCCCGACGGCAACGGCATCAAGAGACTCATCGCATTCAGGATCGACGGCCATGGACGCATGATCAAGACCACCACCATCTCCCGCGTCCGGAAGCTCGCCCTCCAACGCCGGTCCTGGCCCAAATTCGGCGACGCGGCTAGCCAATCCAACGGAATTCTCACCATGGTCTCCACCGAAGAGATCCTCTTCCAGAAACCGACGGCTCCCG GGAGCACAAGAAAAGCCAAAGATGTGAGGGTCAACGGTGATCCGTTCATTGGGCTCGGGAAAGGAGGCGGCTCGGTCCTTATGGTGTGCAGGACATGCGGCCGAAAGGGCGATCACTGGACAGCTAGATGCCTGTACAAGGATCTGGGTCTGCTCCCTGAAGGCCTCCTTATCAATGGGCCAGTCACTGCAGAAGCCCCGACAGCCTTTGATCCTGATGCCAAGATGAAATACATGCCTCCTGGCCTCAGAGGAGGTGCAGAGAGGCGCAGAGAGGAGACAAGGTACAGAACTGAAAAGTACTCAGTCAAGGTTTCCAACCTCTCAGAGGACACCCATGAGCCCGACCTGTTCGAGCTCTTCAGCGTGCTCGGCTCCATCGACCATGTCCACATTCCCACATATCGCAACACTAGCGTCAGCAAGGGTTACGGATTCGTCACCTTTTCCAACAAGGAAGATGCAGAGAGGGCCATCAACAAGCTGGATGGGATTGGCTATGACAATCTCATCATCAGAGTtgagtgggccccatggagtttGAAGtga
- the LOC131252794 gene encoding wall-associated receptor kinase-like 20: protein MAKSLLLPLLLICAACASALRCPDCGTTPVPYPLSTSPNCGDPNYKIRCDASNTLRFDTLNASSYAIAAIHPEIQRFTIRPASFTPNRCVTTDLRSQGIQLNNSLPFNVTSSNTIMFLNCTERLLSSPLNCTSTSLCHTYINRTAEAAPCRQTSICCTFRAGGSSTSYSIRLTGVGCNAYRSFVNLDPSLPVDRWPESGVEIQWMSPPEPVCQTQGDCEAGQNATCAPDQAAGAGVRRCFCNAPLRWDPFTGTCAENKLECQLRGSCNGSSTDRVPLIAGLTSGLVAALLATIAGSFVYRRQCRIKEERARIAKEREDILNSGGKSAKNFTGREIKKATNNFSKDRLLGSGGYGEVFKGVLEDGTIVAVKCAKLGNTKSTDQVLNEVRILSQVNHRGLVRLLGCCVELEQPLMVYEYISNGTLSDHLHARRGSPLSWRHRLVIARQTAEGLAYLHSSAVPPIYHRDVKSSNILLDDQLNAKVADFGLSRLAETDLSHISTCAQGTLGYLDPEYYRNYQLTDKSDVYSFGVVLLELLTSQKAIDFSRGENDVNLTIYVQQMAEEERLMEIIDPTIKEGAGQVGLDTMKALAFLALGCLEERRQNRPSMKEIVEEIEYILSIEEAGGVDSSR from the exons atGGCAAAATCCCTCCTCCTACCGCTCCTGCTAATCTGCGCCGCGTGCGCATCGGCCCTCCGCTGCCCGGACTGCGGTACCACCCCCGTCCCGTACCCTCTAAGCACCTCTCCCAACTGCGGCGATCCAAACTACAAAATCCGCTGCGATGCATCCAACACCCTCCGGTTCGACACCCTCAACGCCTCCTCTTACGCAATCGCAGCCATCCATCCAGAGATCCAACGGTTCACAATCCGCCCCGCTAGCTTCACCCCCAACAGATGCGTGACCACCGATTTACGTAGCCAGGGCATCCAGCTCAACAACAGCCTCCCTTTCAACGTCACCAGCAGCAACACCATCATGTTTCTAAACTGCACCGAGCGCTTACTATCCTCCCCCTTAAACTGCACCTCCACAAGCCTCTGCCACACCTATATCAATCGGACGGCTGAGGCTGCGCCGTGCCGTCAAACGTCGATCTGCTGCACGTTCCGGGCCGGCGGGTCCTCGACGTCGTACTCCATCCGTTTGACGGGCGTCGGGTGCAACGCCTACCGGAGCTTTGTGAATTTGGATCCGTCGCTGCCGGTGGATCGGTGGCCGGAGTCCGGGGTGGAGATACAGTGGATGTCGCCGCCGGAGCCGGTCTGTCAGACGCAGGGCGATTGCGAGGCCGGCCAGAACGCAACGTGCGCGCCGGATCAGGCGGCCGGAGCTGGAGTTAGGAGGTGCTTCTGCAACGCGCCGCTGCGGTGGGACCCATTCACTGGGACGTGCGCCGAGA ACAAGCTGGAGTGTCAGCTTCGAGGCAGCTGCAATGGCAGTTCGACGGATCGGGTGCCCCTCATTGCAG GCTTAACTTCCGGCCTGGTTGCCGCATTGCTGGCGACCATCGCGGGCAGTTTCGTCTATCGCCGTCAATGCCGCATCAAGGAGGAGAGGGCTCGCATAGCGAAGGAACGGGAAGACATCCTCAACAGTGGCGGCAAATCAGCGAAGAACTTCACAGGCAGGGAGATCAAGAAGGCCACTAACAACTTCTCCAAGGACCGCCTCCTTGGATCGGGCGGCTACGGTGAGGTCTTCAAGGGTGTCCTGGAAGATGGGACGATCGTGGCCGTCAAATGTGCCAAGCTGGGCAACACCAAGTCGACAGACCAGGTACTCAATGAGGTCCGCATCCTCTCCCAGGTCAACCACCGTGGCCTTGTTCGCCTCCTAGGATGCTGTGTCGAGCTTGAGCAGCCCCTCATGGTCTACGAGTACATCTCGAACGGGACACTCTCCGACCACCTCCACGCCCGCCGTGGCTCGCCACTGTCCTGGCGGCACCGGCTCGTGATTGCCCGCCAGACTGCAGAAGGCCTGGCCTACCTCCACTCCTCCGCAGTGCCGCCAATCTACCACCGTGATGTGAAGTCAAGCAACATCCTGCTCGATGACCAGCTCAATGCGAAGGTAGCCGACTTCGGGCTGTCCCGGCTTGCTGAGACTGATCTCAGCCACATATCAACGTGCGCGCAAGGGACGCTGGGGTATTTGGACCCTGAATACTACAGAAACTACCAGCTGACGGACAAGAGCGATGTGTACAGCTTCGGCGTGGTCTTGCTCGAGTTACTGACATCGCAGAAGGCGATCGACTTCAGCAGGGGGGAGAACGACGTCAACCTCACAATCTACGTCCAGCAGATGGCGGAGGAGGAGAGGCTGATGGAGATCATCGATCCGACAATCAAGGAGGGTGCAGGTCAGGTCGGATTGGACACGATGAAGGCGTTGGCGTTCTTGGCACTGGGCTGCTTGGAAGAGCGGAGGCAGAACAGGCCGTCGATGAAGGAGATTGTGGAGGAGATCGAGTACATTCTGAGCATCGAGGAAGCTGGCGGCGTGGATTCATCGAGATGA